A stretch of Burkholderia sp. HI2500 DNA encodes these proteins:
- a CDS encoding NAD(P)/FAD-dependent oxidoreductase yields MKLESYWLDTRPAFRAGSEGPVEGRADVVVIGGGFTGLSAALALAQRGVSVVVLEAAQVAGEASGRNGGQCNTGVAQDYASLAARIGVEQAKAFYRAYASAVKSVETIVADHAIDCDFRRAGKLKLAAKPQHFAGLEKTFNALRRDVDPDIELIEPSRIRDEVGSDGFYGGLLQRNGAQMHMGKFGVGLAQAAVRAGARVYEHAAVTQLDRLDGERHRITSARGTIVADRVLVATGASQHGPFAWFRRRIAPVGSFIVVTEPLPDAQLNRLFPHRRAYVTSRQIGNYFRVTPDNRLLFGGRARFAMSSPRSDAKSGDVLRAGMAGYFPELANVRLDYCWGGLVDITADRLPRAGQHDGLYYSMGYSGHGVQMSVHMGRVMADVLYGAAASNPWRELEWPAIPGHFGHAWFLPLVGAYYRMQDFLH; encoded by the coding sequence ATGAAACTGGAATCGTACTGGCTGGACACCCGTCCCGCGTTTCGCGCCGGCAGCGAAGGGCCGGTCGAAGGGCGTGCGGACGTGGTCGTGATCGGCGGCGGCTTCACCGGCTTGTCGGCGGCACTCGCGCTCGCGCAGCGCGGCGTGTCGGTGGTCGTGCTCGAAGCCGCGCAGGTCGCCGGCGAAGCGTCCGGCCGTAACGGCGGCCAGTGCAATACCGGTGTCGCGCAGGATTATGCGTCGCTGGCCGCGCGCATCGGCGTCGAGCAGGCGAAAGCGTTCTACCGCGCTTACGCAAGCGCGGTGAAGAGCGTCGAGACGATCGTCGCCGACCACGCGATCGACTGCGATTTCCGGCGAGCCGGCAAGCTGAAGCTCGCCGCGAAGCCGCAGCATTTCGCGGGGCTCGAAAAGACCTTCAACGCATTGCGGCGCGACGTCGATCCGGACATCGAACTGATCGAGCCGTCACGCATCCGCGACGAAGTCGGCTCCGACGGTTTCTACGGCGGGCTCCTGCAGCGCAACGGCGCGCAGATGCACATGGGCAAGTTCGGCGTCGGGCTCGCGCAAGCGGCCGTGCGTGCCGGCGCCCGCGTGTACGAGCACGCGGCCGTCACGCAGCTCGACCGGCTGGACGGCGAGCGCCACCGGATCACCAGCGCCCGCGGCACGATCGTCGCCGACCGCGTGCTGGTCGCGACCGGCGCATCGCAGCACGGGCCGTTCGCGTGGTTCCGGCGACGCATCGCGCCGGTCGGCAGCTTCATCGTCGTGACCGAGCCGCTGCCCGACGCGCAGTTGAACCGGCTGTTTCCGCATCGACGCGCATACGTCACGTCGCGCCAGATCGGCAACTACTTCCGCGTGACGCCCGACAACCGGCTGCTGTTCGGCGGCCGCGCGCGCTTCGCGATGTCGAGCCCGCGCTCCGATGCAAAAAGCGGCGACGTCCTGCGTGCGGGCATGGCCGGCTATTTCCCGGAACTGGCGAACGTGCGGCTCGACTACTGCTGGGGCGGGCTCGTCGACATCACCGCCGACCGGCTGCCGCGCGCGGGCCAGCACGACGGCCTCTATTACTCGATGGGCTACAGCGGCCACGGCGTGCAGATGTCGGTGCACATGGGCCGCGTGATGGCCGACGTGCTGTATGGCGCGGCCGCGTCGAACCCGTGGCGCGAGCTCGAATGGCCGGCGATACCGGGCCATTTCGGGCACGCGTGGTTCTTGCCGCTCGTCGGCGCGTATTACCGGATGCAGGATTTCCTGCATTGA
- a CDS encoding helix-turn-helix domain-containing protein, with product MTVQFIGSVGSPRGAQPVSPAIGDVLRTIDASFAQPLNLDTLAAVAGLSVSRFTARFRSETGLSPHRYLCLVRIRRAQDLLRAGLAPSVVATDVGFFDQSHLCRHFRRVLGITPRDYVVARTGGAPVRTPSTRVRAERREASCHAA from the coding sequence ATGACAGTGCAATTCATTGGCTCGGTTGGCTCGCCGCGTGGCGCGCAGCCCGTGTCGCCCGCGATCGGCGACGTGCTGCGCACGATCGATGCATCGTTCGCGCAGCCGCTGAACCTCGATACGCTCGCGGCGGTGGCCGGGCTGAGCGTGTCGCGTTTCACCGCGCGTTTTCGCAGCGAAACCGGGCTGTCGCCGCACCGGTATCTGTGTCTCGTACGGATACGGCGGGCGCAGGACCTGTTGCGCGCCGGTCTCGCGCCGTCGGTCGTCGCGACCGACGTCGGCTTCTTCGATCAGAGCCATCTGTGCCGGCATTTCCGGCGCGTGCTCGGGATCACGCCGCGCGATTACGTGGTCGCCCGAACGGGCGGCGCGCCAGTGCGAACGCCATCGACGCGCGTGCGCGCCGAACGCCGCGAAGCGTCGTGTCACGCGGCGTAA
- a CDS encoding cupin domain-containing protein, which translates to MTAVFVLHRADGAPSSTAFRKQAFGASDPFASHREMAWEGPDAMAAGRIVFVGELDVASFPHIETLAVIQGELTLEAAGAAPLVVGPGQGAVIGAGTALRIVAQSPVLLTFCAAACAQPTKRGVFELRADADFKPSATLPAEALLGPAPQCRSDNVFTDDGAGYCAGTWDSTPYHRIVRPHRANEFMFLLDGGVRFAAPDGSVQSLGTGDALFVPRGASIGWESSERVAKFYVMQNVKPSTERD; encoded by the coding sequence ATGACCGCAGTTTTCGTGTTGCACCGCGCCGACGGCGCACCGTCTTCCACCGCATTCCGCAAGCAGGCGTTCGGCGCGAGCGATCCGTTCGCGTCGCATCGCGAGATGGCGTGGGAAGGCCCCGACGCGATGGCCGCAGGGCGGATCGTTTTCGTCGGCGAACTGGACGTGGCGAGCTTTCCGCACATCGAAACCCTGGCCGTCATCCAGGGCGAGCTGACGCTCGAAGCGGCCGGGGCCGCGCCGCTGGTGGTCGGCCCGGGCCAAGGCGCCGTCATCGGCGCCGGCACCGCACTGCGCATCGTCGCGCAATCGCCGGTACTGCTGACGTTCTGCGCGGCAGCGTGCGCGCAACCGACGAAACGCGGCGTCTTCGAGCTGCGCGCCGACGCCGACTTCAAGCCGTCCGCCACGCTGCCGGCCGAGGCGCTGCTCGGCCCCGCGCCGCAATGCCGCAGCGACAACGTGTTCACCGACGACGGCGCCGGGTACTGCGCGGGCACCTGGGATTCGACGCCATATCACCGGATCGTCCGGCCGCATCGCGCGAACGAGTTCATGTTCCTGCTGGACGGCGGCGTCCGGTTCGCGGCGCCCGACGGCAGCGTGCAGTCGCTCGGTACCGGCGACGCGCTGTTCGTGCCGCGCGGCGCGTCGATCGGGTGGGAAAGCAGCGAACGCGTGGCGAAGTTCTACGTGATGCAGAACGTCAAACCTTCCACCGAACGAGACTGA
- a CDS encoding NAD(P)/FAD-dependent oxidoreductase produces the protein MSPPLRHIETLSTPPAAADVVVIGGGIIGVFTAYYLARRGISVALVEKGRIGAEQSSRNWGWCRQQNRDARELPMASKSIDLWERFAAESGEDTGFHRCGLLYLSNDEAELSRWASWGEFAKTAGVTTYMLDSKQAAERGRATGRQWKGGVFSPTDGTADPGKAAPAVAAALMKLGGSVHQHCAARGIELEGGRVAGVVTEAGVIKTRTVVMAGGAWASSFCRQLGIRFPQASIRQSILSVSPVDTPLPDAMYTSGVSVTRRSDGRYALAISGRARVDLTPQFLRFAPQFVPMFAKRWRNLLPGGFEGVRGGHETLKRWRLDAPTPMEAVRILDPKPDMPTVTETYRRAAELLPELREAKITHAWAGFVDSTPDGVPGIGEVPGVPGLILAAGFSGHGFGIGPGAGHLIADLASGAQPFVDPAPYRPGRFSESAWGKVADF, from the coding sequence ATGTCCCCTCCGCTGCGCCATATCGAAACCTTGTCCACGCCGCCGGCCGCGGCCGATGTCGTCGTGATCGGCGGCGGCATCATCGGCGTGTTCACTGCCTACTACCTGGCCCGCCGCGGCATCTCGGTCGCGCTCGTCGAGAAGGGGCGCATCGGCGCCGAACAGTCGAGCCGCAACTGGGGCTGGTGCCGCCAGCAGAACCGCGATGCGCGCGAGTTGCCGATGGCGAGCAAGAGCATCGACCTGTGGGAACGCTTCGCGGCCGAATCCGGCGAAGACACCGGCTTTCATCGCTGCGGGCTGCTGTATCTCAGCAATGACGAGGCCGAGCTGTCCCGCTGGGCGAGCTGGGGCGAATTCGCGAAGACCGCCGGCGTGACCACCTACATGCTCGACAGCAAGCAGGCCGCCGAGCGCGGACGGGCAACCGGGCGGCAGTGGAAGGGCGGCGTGTTCTCGCCGACCGACGGCACGGCCGATCCGGGCAAGGCCGCGCCGGCCGTGGCCGCCGCGCTGATGAAGCTGGGCGGCAGCGTCCATCAGCACTGCGCGGCGCGCGGCATCGAACTCGAGGGCGGCCGGGTTGCCGGTGTCGTCACCGAGGCCGGCGTCATCAAGACCCGCACGGTCGTGATGGCCGGCGGCGCCTGGGCGTCGTCGTTCTGCCGTCAGCTCGGCATCCGGTTTCCGCAGGCGTCGATCCGTCAGTCGATCCTGAGCGTGTCGCCCGTCGACACGCCGCTGCCCGATGCGATGTACACGTCCGGCGTGTCCGTCACGCGCCGCAGCGATGGACGCTACGCATTGGCGATCAGCGGTCGCGCGCGGGTGGACCTGACGCCGCAGTTCCTGCGCTTCGCGCCGCAATTCGTGCCGATGTTCGCGAAGCGCTGGCGCAACCTGCTGCCGGGCGGCTTCGAAGGCGTGCGCGGCGGCCATGAAACGCTGAAGCGCTGGCGCCTCGACGCGCCGACGCCGATGGAGGCCGTGCGCATTCTGGATCCGAAGCCCGACATGCCGACCGTCACTGAAACGTACCGCCGCGCGGCCGAACTGTTGCCCGAGCTGCGCGAAGCGAAGATCACGCACGCGTGGGCCGGGTTCGTCGACAGCACGCCTGACGGCGTGCCGGGCATCGGCGAAGTGCCGGGCGTGCCGGGGCTGATCCTCGCGGCGGGTTTTTCCGGGCACGGCTTCGGGATCGGGCCGGGCGCCGGGCACCTGATCGCCGATCTGGCGTCCGGTGCGCAACCGTTCGTGGACCCGGCGCCGTACCGGCCCGGCCGGTTCAGCGAGTCCGCGTGGGGCAAGGTCGCGGATTTCTGA
- a CDS encoding NAD(P)/FAD-dependent oxidoreductase → MRFSSYWLDTSEPFVSHSPEFPDGGCDVVVVGGGITGSAAALALAKKGARVIVCEAGTVGQAASGRNGGMCNNGFAQDYASLSQRIGTELANRLYLAFDAGVDTVERLVNEESIDCNFARTGKLKLAAKPEHYDKLARSHALLAASVDPDTRLVTKAELRDEIGSDRYHGGLLFGKSAGMHVGRYVRGLARAAQARGAHIVEQAPVLGLKRQAGGAYAVQTPRGEIRARQVLLASGISHVGPFGWIRRRVVPVGAFIIVTEPLPREWLDRLLPTRRMATDTKNFVNFFRTTPDGRLLFGGRARFATSNPRSDEKSGAILRHQLAAVFPELARVRIDYCWGGMVDMTANRLPRAGERDGVYYSMGYSGHGTHMATLMGTLMAEIMDGRADLNPWQGFDWPAIPGHFGKPWFLPFVGAWYRLKDTLQ, encoded by the coding sequence ATGCGTTTCAGTTCGTACTGGCTCGATACGTCGGAGCCATTCGTGAGCCACTCGCCCGAGTTTCCCGACGGCGGTTGCGACGTCGTGGTGGTCGGCGGCGGGATCACGGGATCGGCCGCCGCGCTGGCGCTGGCCAAGAAGGGCGCGCGCGTGATCGTCTGCGAGGCGGGCACCGTCGGGCAGGCGGCATCGGGTCGCAACGGCGGCATGTGCAACAACGGCTTCGCGCAGGATTACGCGTCGTTGTCGCAGCGCATCGGCACGGAACTGGCGAACCGGCTCTATCTGGCGTTCGACGCGGGCGTCGACACGGTCGAGCGGCTCGTCAACGAAGAGTCGATCGATTGCAATTTCGCCCGCACCGGCAAGCTGAAGCTCGCGGCGAAGCCCGAGCATTACGACAAGCTCGCGCGCAGCCACGCATTGCTCGCGGCGAGCGTGGACCCCGACACGCGCCTCGTGACGAAGGCCGAGCTGCGCGACGAGATCGGCTCGGATCGTTATCACGGCGGGCTGCTGTTCGGCAAGAGTGCGGGCATGCATGTCGGCCGTTATGTGCGCGGCCTCGCGCGCGCCGCCCAGGCGCGCGGCGCGCACATCGTCGAGCAGGCGCCGGTGCTGGGCCTGAAGCGGCAAGCGGGCGGCGCGTATGCGGTGCAAACACCGCGCGGCGAGATCCGTGCGCGTCAGGTGCTGCTCGCAAGCGGCATTTCGCACGTCGGGCCGTTCGGCTGGATTCGCCGCAGGGTCGTGCCGGTGGGCGCCTTCATCATCGTCACCGAGCCGTTGCCGCGCGAGTGGCTCGACCGCTTGCTGCCGACGCGCCGGATGGCCACCGACACGAAGAACTTCGTCAACTTCTTCCGTACGACGCCCGACGGCCGTCTGCTGTTCGGCGGGCGCGCGCGGTTCGCCACGTCGAACCCGCGCTCGGACGAAAAGAGCGGGGCGATCCTGCGGCATCAACTCGCCGCCGTGTTTCCCGAGCTGGCCCGCGTGCGCATCGACTATTGCTGGGGCGGGATGGTCGACATGACGGCCAACCGGCTGCCGCGCGCGGGCGAGCGGGACGGCGTTTACTACTCGATGGGCTATAGCGGCCACGGCACCCACATGGCCACGCTGATGGGCACGTTGATGGCCGAGATCATGGACGGACGCGCCGACCTCAACCCGTGGCAAGGTTTCGACTGGCCCGCGATTCCGGGGCATTTCGGCAAACCGTGGTTCCTGCCGTTCGTCGGCGCCTGGTATCGACTCAAGGACACTCTCCAATGA
- a CDS encoding aldehyde dehydrogenase family protein, which yields MNSPVVHLMQAGRLDRFFIDGDWVVPDGSDRFAVVSPSTEDTLGEIPLGSARDADRAVQAARRAFERWSATSPRERAALLDRVHALMLERAELFATALALEMGAPIGYARGAHVPLAAEHIRVARDNLANYAFVRQRGTTAVVREPIGVCALITPWNWPIYQITAKVGPALAAGCTVVLKPSELSPLSALLFAEVIADAGVPAGVFNLVSGSGDTVGAALSSHPEVDMVSITGSTRAGVLVAQAAATTVKRVAQELGGKSPNIVLPDADLSRAIAPGVAAAFRNMGQSCSAPTRMIVPRAALGAVEELAVAAARTLVVGDPFAEATTHGPLANRAQFGRVAQMIDAGIDERAKLIAGGPGRPAGLERGFYAQPTIFSDVRTDMTIAQQEIFGPVLAILPYDTVEEAIAIANDTVYGLGAHVQGTDKEHVRAVAARIRAGQVHLNYPAWDPQAPFGGYKQSGNGREYGIEGMEEYMEIKSIVGFYD from the coding sequence ATGAATTCCCCTGTTGTTCACCTGATGCAAGCCGGCAGGCTCGATCGCTTCTTCATCGACGGCGACTGGGTCGTGCCCGATGGCAGTGACCGGTTCGCGGTCGTCAGCCCGTCCACCGAAGACACGCTGGGCGAGATCCCGCTCGGCAGCGCACGCGACGCCGACCGCGCGGTGCAGGCTGCGCGCCGCGCGTTCGAGCGCTGGTCCGCGACGTCACCGCGGGAACGCGCCGCGTTGCTCGACCGTGTGCATGCGCTGATGCTGGAGCGTGCCGAACTGTTCGCCACGGCGCTCGCGCTGGAAATGGGCGCGCCGATCGGCTACGCCCGCGGCGCGCACGTGCCGCTCGCCGCCGAACATATCCGCGTCGCACGCGACAACCTGGCGAACTACGCGTTCGTCAGGCAACGCGGCACGACCGCGGTCGTGCGCGAGCCGATCGGCGTATGCGCGCTGATCACGCCGTGGAACTGGCCGATCTACCAGATCACCGCGAAGGTCGGGCCGGCGCTCGCGGCAGGCTGCACGGTGGTGCTGAAGCCGAGCGAGCTGTCGCCGCTCAGCGCGTTGCTGTTCGCGGAAGTGATCGCAGATGCGGGCGTGCCTGCCGGCGTATTCAATCTCGTGAGCGGCAGCGGCGACACGGTCGGCGCCGCGCTGTCGTCGCACCCGGAGGTCGACATGGTGTCGATCACCGGATCGACGCGTGCCGGCGTGCTGGTCGCGCAGGCGGCGGCGACGACCGTCAAGCGGGTCGCGCAGGAGCTGGGCGGCAAATCGCCGAATATCGTGTTGCCGGATGCGGACCTGTCGCGTGCGATCGCGCCGGGCGTGGCCGCCGCGTTCCGCAACATGGGGCAGTCGTGCAGTGCGCCAACTCGCATGATCGTGCCGCGCGCCGCGCTCGGCGCGGTCGAGGAACTGGCCGTCGCGGCGGCGCGCACGCTGGTCGTCGGGGATCCGTTCGCCGAGGCCACGACGCACGGGCCGCTGGCCAACCGTGCGCAGTTCGGGCGGGTCGCGCAGATGATCGACGCGGGCATCGACGAACGCGCGAAGCTGATCGCCGGCGGCCCCGGCCGGCCTGCGGGGCTCGAGCGCGGCTTTTACGCGCAGCCGACGATTTTCTCCGACGTGCGCACCGACATGACGATCGCGCAGCAGGAGATCTTCGGCCCGGTACTCGCGATCCTGCCTTACGACACCGTGGAAGAAGCGATCGCGATCGCGAACGACACGGTCTACGGGCTCGGCGCGCACGTGCAGGGCACCGACAAGGAACACGTACGCGCGGTGGCTGCCCGCATCCGGGCGGGGCAGGTGCATCTGAACTACCCGGCATGGGACCCTCAGGCGCCGTTCGGCGGGTACAAGCAGTCGGGCAACGGCCGCGAGTACGGAATCGAAGGGATGGAGGAGTATATGGAGATCAAGTCGATCGTCGGCTTTTACGACTGA
- a CDS encoding M20 aminoacylase family protein produces MDNPVIPDPLLEAHHAHWAKLRRDLHAHPELRFEEHRTADVVASELEALGYEVSRGLGGTGVVASLPGADPARGIVLRADLDALPIHEANDFAHASCTHGIMHACGHDGHTVMLLGAARVLKELPQLPGSVHFVFQPGEEGGAGARRMIDDGLFEQYPTEAVFGMHNWPGLPAGHFGLRTGPIMAAGSRFRITVTGKGAHAAQPHLGIDPVPLACSMVLQCQTIAARHKDPVDPAVISVCMFHAGTTDNVIPDTAELRGTIRTLSSALQQKLQRDVRLACEALASAYGAQVDVEFFQYYPATVNTPAETALCEAVIRDTFGDARVDRDVPPNMTSEDFGFMLEERPGAYVLIGNAQDGASAPALHHPKYDFNDEIIPAGVRYWVALAQHYFTRSR; encoded by the coding sequence TTGGATAACCCCGTCATTCCCGACCCGTTGCTGGAAGCGCATCACGCGCACTGGGCGAAGCTGCGCCGCGATCTGCATGCGCATCCCGAATTGCGATTCGAAGAACACCGGACGGCCGATGTCGTCGCGAGCGAGCTCGAAGCGCTCGGCTATGAGGTATCACGCGGGCTGGGCGGCACGGGCGTCGTCGCGAGCCTGCCCGGCGCGGATCCTGCACGCGGGATCGTGCTGCGCGCCGATCTGGACGCGTTGCCGATCCACGAAGCCAACGACTTCGCGCATGCGTCGTGCACGCACGGGATCATGCACGCGTGCGGCCATGACGGCCATACCGTGATGTTGCTCGGCGCCGCACGCGTGCTGAAGGAACTGCCGCAGTTGCCCGGCAGCGTCCATTTCGTGTTTCAGCCGGGCGAAGAGGGCGGCGCGGGCGCGCGCAGGATGATCGACGACGGGCTGTTCGAGCAATACCCGACGGAAGCGGTATTCGGTATGCACAACTGGCCCGGGCTGCCGGCCGGGCATTTCGGGTTGCGCACCGGGCCGATCATGGCGGCCGGCTCGCGCTTCAGAATCACGGTGACGGGCAAGGGCGCGCACGCGGCGCAGCCGCACCTGGGCATCGATCCCGTGCCGCTCGCATGCTCCATGGTGCTGCAATGTCAGACCATCGCCGCGCGGCACAAGGATCCGGTGGATCCCGCAGTCATCTCCGTCTGCATGTTCCATGCGGGCACCACGGACAACGTGATTCCGGACACTGCCGAGCTGCGCGGCACGATCCGCACGTTGTCGTCGGCGTTGCAGCAGAAGCTGCAGCGCGACGTGCGGCTCGCGTGCGAGGCGCTGGCGAGTGCCTATGGCGCGCAGGTCGACGTGGAGTTTTTCCAGTATTACCCGGCGACGGTCAACACGCCGGCCGAGACGGCGCTGTGCGAAGCGGTGATTCGCGACACGTTCGGCGACGCGCGCGTCGACCGCGACGTGCCGCCGAACATGACGTCCGAGGACTTCGGTTTCATGCTGGAGGAGCGGCCGGGCGCTTACGTGCTGATCGGCAACGCGCAGGACGGCGCGAGCGCACCGGCGCTGCACCACCCGAAATACGACTTCAACGACGAGATCATTCCGGCCGGCGTCCGCTATTGGGTCGCGTTGGCACAGCATTACTTCACGCGATCGCGATGA
- a CDS encoding GNAT family N-acetyltransferase yields MKDSDTMPAVRYRRFTAADVPAAHALTVALRWPFRAEDWQFSAETSTAFAAEENGVVIGTAMCWKYGADRAAIGHVIVSDAHQGRGIGRKLMELLIDELGPRVTFLHATPAGRPLYEKLGFNVCGSLGQYQGNVVRPADVVLPEGVRLRAGTPADWPRLVELDARASGLQRDALMAALFQRGESVVLERDGEVVGFSVLRRFGRGDVIGPVAAPRASDDAYAKALVSHWLTQREGEFVRIDVPDGTSLPDWLAEQGLARVDTCSKMVRNAPAAAHERPADPAFGQYALVSQAML; encoded by the coding sequence ATGAAGGATTCCGACACGATGCCGGCGGTTCGCTACCGGCGCTTCACCGCCGCGGACGTCCCCGCGGCCCATGCGCTTACCGTCGCGCTTCGCTGGCCGTTCAGGGCGGAAGACTGGCAGTTTTCCGCGGAGACGTCGACCGCGTTCGCGGCCGAGGAAAACGGCGTGGTGATCGGCACGGCGATGTGCTGGAAGTACGGTGCCGATCGCGCCGCGATCGGGCATGTCATCGTGTCCGACGCGCATCAGGGGCGAGGCATCGGCCGCAAGCTGATGGAGCTGCTCATCGACGAATTGGGGCCGCGCGTCACGTTCCTGCATGCGACGCCGGCCGGTCGGCCGCTGTACGAGAAGCTGGGTTTCAACGTGTGCGGCTCGCTGGGCCAGTATCAGGGGAACGTGGTGCGGCCGGCCGACGTGGTTCTGCCAGAAGGCGTGCGGCTGCGCGCCGGAACACCGGCCGACTGGCCGCGCCTCGTCGAGCTGGACGCGCGCGCGTCCGGCCTCCAACGCGATGCGTTGATGGCCGCGCTGTTCCAGCGCGGTGAAAGCGTCGTGCTCGAACGCGATGGCGAGGTGGTCGGGTTTTCGGTGCTGCGGCGCTTCGGGCGCGGCGACGTGATCGGCCCGGTGGCCGCACCGCGCGCAAGCGACGATGCGTATGCGAAGGCGCTCGTCAGCCATTGGCTGACGCAACGGGAAGGTGAGTTCGTCCGCATCGACGTACCGGACGGGACCAGTCTGCCGGACTGGCTGGCCGAACAAGGTCTGGCGCGGGTCGATACGTGTTCGAAGATGGTGCGCAACGCGCCGGCCGCAGCGCACGAAAGGCCGGCCGATCCGGCCTTCGGACAGTACGCGCTCGTCAGCCAGGCGATGTTGTAG